In one Legionella clemsonensis genomic region, the following are encoded:
- a CDS encoding 3'-5' exonuclease, translated as MSILVFDIETIPDVEAGKKLYDLQNLSDEDTVSALCTLRRIKAGNDFLPHYLQKIVAISLVLSQGSQLKVWSLGDEKLADEKDLIQRFFSGIEKYTPTLVSWNGCGFDLPVLHYRSLLHGISAPTYWENGENHQHFRWNNYLNRFHYRHLDLMDILAAYQNKAFAPLDEIASMLGFPGKMGMSGAKVWEEYSQGNLKKIRDYCETDVLNTYCVYLRFELMRGALNQEEYIKQIENLRSYLLSQSEKNHLQEFLQRMS; from the coding sequence ATGAGCATTCTTGTATTCGATATTGAAACCATTCCGGATGTTGAAGCTGGCAAAAAATTATATGACCTGCAAAATCTGTCCGACGAAGACACCGTCTCAGCGCTTTGTACTCTGCGCCGTATTAAAGCAGGTAATGATTTTCTTCCGCATTACCTACAGAAAATTGTGGCTATCTCGCTCGTGCTTAGTCAGGGTTCACAACTAAAAGTGTGGTCATTGGGAGATGAAAAACTAGCTGATGAAAAAGATCTGATTCAACGCTTCTTTTCAGGCATAGAAAAATATACACCGACACTTGTTAGTTGGAATGGCTGTGGTTTTGATTTACCCGTACTTCATTATCGCTCTCTTTTACACGGGATTTCAGCACCTACTTATTGGGAAAATGGTGAAAATCATCAACACTTCCGCTGGAACAATTACTTAAATCGCTTTCATTATCGTCACCTTGATTTAATGGATATTCTTGCAGCCTATCAAAATAAAGCGTTTGCCCCCTTGGATGAAATAGCCTCCATGCTTGGGTTCCCTGGGAAAATGGGGATGAGCGGTGCCAAAGTGTGGGAAGAATACTCCCAAGGCAATTTAAAAAAAATTCGAGATTATTGTGAAACAGATGTTTTAAACACTTACTGTGTTTACTTGCGCTTTGAATTAATGCGAGGGGCACTTAATCAAGAAGAATATATCAAGCAGATAGAAAATTTACGCAGCTATTTATTAAGTCAATCCGAGAAGAATCATTTGCAGGAATTTTTACAACGCATGAGCTAA
- a CDS encoding transglycosylase SLT domain-containing protein: MKLKQFGLILCSILLASCATRPPRDVNNICNIFHQYPKWYRDAADVERRWKVPVAVQMAIIHQESKFNGTAKPPRTKLLWIIPWKRPSTAYGYTQALRSTWALYKRSSGGGGLWASRDVFSDAVDFVGWYANQANRTAGIPRNDAYRLYLAYHEGIGGYQRKTYLRKPWLIQVSRKVKARSALFQAQLNHCRGSLPRRSWFGL, encoded by the coding sequence ATGAAGCTAAAACAATTTGGGTTAATTCTTTGTTCTATACTGCTTGCTTCCTGTGCTACTCGACCTCCTCGTGATGTTAATAATATCTGTAATATTTTCCATCAATACCCCAAATGGTATCGCGATGCGGCTGATGTAGAGCGTCGATGGAAAGTTCCTGTTGCAGTGCAAATGGCAATCATTCATCAAGAGTCAAAATTTAACGGGACTGCAAAACCACCACGCACGAAATTATTATGGATTATTCCCTGGAAGAGACCATCGACTGCCTACGGTTACACACAGGCGCTTCGTTCAACGTGGGCCTTGTATAAACGTTCTTCAGGAGGCGGGGGACTTTGGGCCTCGCGTGATGTTTTTTCGGATGCAGTCGATTTTGTGGGTTGGTATGCCAACCAGGCAAATCGTACTGCTGGTATTCCCCGTAATGATGCTTATCGCTTGTATCTTGCCTATCATGAAGGAATCGGAGGGTATCAACGGAAAACTTATTTAAGGAAACCATGGCTGATTCAAGTCTCTCGTAAGGTGAAGGCGAGATCAGCACTATTTCAGGCTCAGCTAAATCATTGTCGCGGCTCATTACCGCGGCGATCATGGTTTGGATTATAG
- the adk gene encoding adenylate kinase — MRLMLLGGPGAGKGTQAKKLVDHFNIPQISTGDMLRSAIAAGTELGKSAKKVMDAGELVSDAIIIELVKERLQQPDCQNGFLFDGFPRTIPQADALKNAHIKLDHVIEIAVPDEEIIGRISGRLVHLPSGRIYHMKSQPPKKNLVDDITGEPLVQRDDDKEETIKQRLAVYHQQTEPLINYYQEWARTGNPEAPEFHRVEGVGSVNTIFAKILACINQEKSHATS; from the coding sequence ATGCGTTTAATGCTATTGGGTGGTCCAGGTGCAGGAAAAGGAACTCAAGCGAAAAAATTGGTTGATCATTTTAATATTCCCCAAATCTCCACAGGAGATATGCTTCGTTCAGCAATTGCTGCGGGCACTGAACTGGGTAAAAGTGCAAAGAAAGTAATGGATGCTGGTGAATTAGTTTCAGATGCGATTATTATTGAACTTGTCAAAGAGCGCCTGCAGCAACCGGACTGTCAAAACGGTTTTTTATTTGATGGCTTTCCACGCACCATTCCTCAAGCTGATGCTTTAAAAAACGCACATATTAAGCTTGATCATGTGATTGAAATAGCTGTACCGGATGAGGAAATTATTGGTCGCATAAGTGGGCGTCTTGTTCATTTACCTTCGGGGCGGATCTATCATATGAAATCGCAGCCACCAAAGAAGAATTTAGTAGACGATATTACGGGAGAGCCATTAGTTCAGCGGGATGATGATAAGGAAGAAACGATTAAACAACGCTTGGCTGTTTATCATCAACAGACAGAACCATTAATTAATTATTATCAGGAGTGGGCTAGAACAGGAAATCCAGAGGCGCCTGAATTTCATCGTGTTGAAGGTGTAGGTTCAGTGAATACTATCTTTGCCAAAATTTTAGCCTGCATTAATCAGGAGAAATCTCATGCCACTTCATGA
- a CDS encoding thioredoxin family protein, with protein MPLHELKTKEFEAFIEKNPLVFIDFWAEWCAPCKEFGRVYQTIAEQYPTIQFAKLNIESEPELAEVFQIRSIPHLMVFKEGIAIYSEAGSMPESVLKDLVEQAIQVDVSEIRAQIDQEKS; from the coding sequence ATGCCACTTCATGAGTTGAAAACTAAAGAGTTTGAAGCTTTTATTGAAAAAAATCCCCTTGTGTTTATTGATTTTTGGGCTGAATGGTGCGCTCCATGTAAGGAATTTGGGCGAGTGTACCAAACAATAGCTGAACAATATCCAACCATTCAGTTTGCCAAATTAAACATAGAAAGCGAACCTGAACTTGCTGAGGTTTTTCAGATACGTTCTATTCCTCATCTTATGGTTTTTAAGGAAGGTATAGCGATTTATTCAGAGGCGGGCAGTATGCCTGAGTCTGTACTAAAAGATTTAGTAGAACAAGCTATTCAAGTCGATGTCAGTGAAATACGAGCCCAGATAGATCAAGAGAAAAGTTAG
- the glpD gene encoding glycerol-3-phosphate dehydrogenase — translation MEQVFDVAVIGGGINGCGAAADAALRGLSVVLLEQGDLASKTSSSSSKLIHGGLRYLEYYDFGLVKKALDERQRLLTLAPHLVRPQLFVLPYQQNMRPTWLLRTGLFFYDNLSRNNRLPKSKFIRRKQGPYFSPLKIQYDKGFLFYDCTTDDSRLTIANALLAKEHGATIYNYMKATKARVENGIWVLTAQTSQGEEKFFRAKAVINATGPWVESCNDLLGITNQCKLSLVKGSHLVVHKLYEGKHAYLLQHEDKRIVFIVPYQGYTMIGTTDVEFEGSLDEIHISNAEVDYLCALVNHYLRTPIQRGDIINTWSGVRPLLAAPGELKALSRDYTYLYTDSPAPAVAIYGGKITTYRQLASETINKLQAVFPYLKASQTAHAPLPGSRLKTMSYKDYVPYAKEKYFWLADDIRDRYLASYGTDTEKLLADSKKIADLGYDFGHGLYQIEVDYLCHEEWAQTCEDILWRRTKLGLNFSPQSRQSLTEYLLHKKK, via the coding sequence ATGGAGCAGGTTTTTGATGTCGCAGTGATAGGCGGCGGAATTAATGGCTGTGGTGCTGCTGCAGATGCTGCCCTGCGCGGTTTATCTGTTGTTCTGTTAGAACAGGGCGATCTTGCTTCAAAAACATCATCGAGTAGCAGTAAACTCATCCACGGTGGCTTGCGTTATCTTGAATATTATGACTTTGGCCTGGTAAAAAAAGCGTTGGATGAGCGTCAACGCTTGTTAACATTGGCGCCACATCTTGTTCGACCCCAGTTATTTGTATTGCCTTATCAGCAAAACATGCGACCCACATGGTTATTACGTACAGGCTTATTTTTCTATGATAATTTAAGCCGTAATAACCGATTACCAAAAAGTAAATTTATTCGACGCAAACAAGGTCCTTATTTCTCTCCACTGAAGATTCAATATGATAAAGGTTTTTTATTTTATGATTGTACAACAGATGATTCCCGCTTAACGATTGCTAACGCATTGCTTGCAAAAGAGCATGGGGCTACTATTTACAATTATATGAAGGCTACAAAAGCCAGAGTGGAAAATGGGATCTGGGTGTTAACTGCACAAACCTCCCAAGGAGAGGAAAAGTTTTTTAGAGCAAAAGCAGTGATTAACGCTACAGGCCCCTGGGTTGAGTCATGCAATGATTTACTTGGAATTACTAATCAATGCAAATTGTCATTAGTAAAGGGAAGTCATCTTGTGGTCCATAAGCTCTATGAAGGCAAACATGCCTATCTTTTGCAACATGAAGACAAACGTATTGTATTTATAGTTCCTTATCAAGGCTACACTATGATTGGAACCACCGATGTTGAATTTGAAGGTTCACTTGATGAAATCCATATATCCAATGCAGAAGTTGATTACTTGTGCGCTCTGGTAAATCACTATCTTCGCACACCCATTCAACGAGGAGATATTATTAATACCTGGAGTGGCGTTAGACCCTTATTAGCAGCCCCAGGAGAACTTAAAGCCCTAAGTCGCGATTATACTTATTTATACACTGATTCTCCTGCACCAGCAGTGGCAATTTACGGTGGAAAAATTACCACGTATCGTCAGTTAGCTTCAGAAACAATTAATAAATTACAGGCTGTTTTTCCCTACTTAAAAGCCTCTCAAACAGCGCATGCCCCTCTTCCTGGCTCAAGGTTAAAGACTATGTCTTACAAGGATTACGTCCCTTATGCTAAAGAAAAATATTTTTGGTTGGCAGATGATATTAGAGATCGCTATCTTGCCAGCTATGGTACAGACACTGAAAAACTATTAGCAGATAGTAAAAAAATAGCTGACCTTGGTTATGATTTTGGACATGGCCTTTATCAGATTGAGGTAGACTATTTGTGTCATGAAGAATGGGCTCAAACCTGTGAAGATATCCTATGGCGACGCACGAAGCTTGGACTAAATTTCTCCCCGCAAAGCAGACAGAGTCTCACAGAATATTTACTGCATAAAAAGAAGTAA
- the glpK gene encoding glycerol kinase GlpK produces the protein MNYLLAIDQGTSSTRAMIYTTSGQLIATSQYTLTQFYPNPGWVEHDPEEIWAKTLKAMQDVVVQVKGEKILACGITNQRETTVIWNKKTGHCLAPAIVWQDRRTEVFCQSLADYTMLLQEKTGLLPDPYFSASKLHWLLESIPDARALAAKNELAFGTMDTFLLWRLTNGRAHLTDVSNASRTLLFNIIEQRWDDELLALFKIPVSILPEVCASDAYFGEINKIHLGVNIPVTGMAGDQQSALIGQRCFSDGMIKATFGTGGFLLMNTGEKPVKSSHQLLTTIAYRIKEQTIYGLEGSLYHAGTTIKWLRDEMKIIDTAAETETLAKHLKSNDGVYLVPSFTGLGAPHWISTPGAVIVGLSRTTSRAHFARAALEAVCYQTRDVLECMRQDSRLDVSLLRVDGGMAANQWFLQYLASQCHLRVQQPVDIETTAQGAAMLAALGCGLINSLHELQKTWQCEKEFFMEETEAIEREYAGWRRALRMVKAG, from the coding sequence ATGAATTATCTTCTTGCGATTGATCAGGGTACGAGTAGCACCAGGGCTATGATATATACAACCTCCGGTCAACTTATAGCAACGAGTCAATACACACTTACCCAATTTTATCCCAATCCTGGGTGGGTAGAACATGATCCTGAAGAAATTTGGGCTAAGACGCTTAAAGCAATGCAGGATGTTGTGGTTCAGGTAAAGGGTGAAAAAATTCTTGCTTGCGGTATTACTAACCAACGAGAAACTACAGTAATCTGGAATAAAAAAACTGGTCACTGTTTAGCACCAGCAATTGTATGGCAAGATCGCAGGACGGAAGTATTTTGTCAATCTTTAGCTGATTACACTATGTTGCTACAAGAAAAAACCGGTTTATTGCCTGATCCTTATTTTTCGGCAAGTAAACTACACTGGCTTTTAGAGTCGATTCCTGATGCACGCGCTTTAGCTGCTAAAAATGAGCTTGCGTTTGGGACTATGGATACTTTTCTGCTATGGCGTTTAACAAATGGTCGGGCCCATTTAACGGATGTAAGTAATGCCTCGCGCACCTTATTATTTAATATTATTGAGCAGCGATGGGATGATGAATTACTTGCTTTATTTAAAATACCTGTTTCTATCTTACCTGAGGTATGTGCAAGTGATGCCTACTTTGGTGAAATAAACAAGATACATTTGGGAGTCAATATTCCTGTGACAGGCATGGCAGGCGATCAGCAATCGGCATTAATTGGTCAACGGTGTTTTAGTGATGGCATGATTAAGGCTACATTTGGCACCGGCGGATTTTTGCTGATGAATACAGGTGAGAAACCAGTGAAATCTTCTCATCAACTGTTAACAACCATTGCTTATCGGATAAAAGAACAAACAATTTATGGATTGGAAGGTAGTCTCTATCATGCAGGTACTACCATAAAATGGTTACGTGATGAGATGAAAATAATTGATACTGCTGCTGAAACTGAAACACTTGCCAAGCATTTAAAGAGCAATGATGGTGTCTATCTTGTACCTTCTTTTACAGGGCTTGGAGCTCCTCATTGGATTTCTACCCCTGGAGCGGTCATTGTGGGTTTAAGCCGCACGACTAGCCGCGCTCATTTCGCCCGTGCTGCCTTGGAAGCAGTGTGTTATCAAACACGAGATGTGCTTGAGTGTATGAGACAAGACAGCCGTCTCGATGTCTCATTGTTACGTGTTGATGGAGGTATGGCTGCAAATCAGTGGTTTTTACAATACTTGGCCTCTCAATGTCATTTAAGGGTGCAACAGCCGGTAGATATAGAAACAACTGCTCAGGGAGCGGCTATGCTGGCTGCTCTTGGTTGTGGGTTGATTAACTCATTACATGAATTGCAAAAGACTTGGCAATGTGAGAAGGAATTTTTCATGGAAGAGACAGAGGCTATTGAAAGAGAGTATGCGGGCTGGAGAAGAGCTTTGAGAATGGTAAAGGCGGGATAA
- a CDS encoding amidohydrolase family protein translates to MQRICFFDSHFHLIDPRFPLVPNNNYLPSSFTIADYYQRLKRFNLLGGLVVSGSFQGFDQSYLLTCLQELGPAFVGIIQLPYSVSDDDILTLKAAGIRGVRFNIKRGGSESVTHLQSFAARIYELAQWHVELYIDARDLKELSSTLLALPAVSIDHLGLSKEGLSILLKLAEHGVKVKATGFGRVNFNVPQVLRDINLANPDTLMFGTDLPSTRAPRPFMDEDIQLILDTIEPLHVEKVLYLNALKFYKVEYPEVK, encoded by the coding sequence ATGCAAAGGATTTGCTTTTTTGATAGTCATTTTCATCTCATTGACCCGCGCTTTCCTCTAGTTCCAAACAATAATTATCTACCTTCATCTTTTACTATTGCTGATTATTATCAACGACTTAAACGTTTTAACTTACTGGGAGGACTCGTTGTTTCTGGTTCATTTCAGGGCTTTGATCAGAGTTATCTTTTAACCTGCTTACAAGAATTAGGTCCTGCTTTCGTGGGAATAATTCAACTACCTTACTCCGTCTCAGACGATGATATTTTAACTTTAAAAGCAGCAGGTATCCGGGGTGTTCGGTTTAATATAAAACGGGGAGGCTCTGAAAGTGTAACTCATCTTCAGTCTTTTGCAGCAAGGATTTATGAATTAGCCCAATGGCATGTGGAATTGTATATCGACGCACGTGATCTGAAAGAATTATCCTCAACTTTGCTAGCGCTACCCGCCGTCAGTATTGATCACCTTGGTTTATCTAAAGAAGGTTTATCCATTCTTTTGAAATTGGCTGAACATGGTGTTAAGGTAAAAGCAACAGGGTTTGGACGCGTTAATTTTAACGTACCTCAGGTATTAAGAGACATTAACCTTGCCAATCCTGATACCTTAATGTTTGGTACCGATTTACCCTCAACCCGTGCTCCTCGTCCCTTTATGGATGAAGATATACAGCTTATTCTTGATACTATTGAACCTTTACACGTTGAAAAAGTGCTTTATTTAAATGCATTAAAATTTTATAAAGTAGAGTATCCTGAGGTTAAGTAA
- the gltA gene encoding citrate synthase — translation MTQKVAQLSIDAHDPIELPIYSPTLGNDVIDINKLATQGYFTFDPGFVATASCESKITYIDGEKGILLYRGYPIEQLAEKKDFLDVSYLLLNGELPDEKEKKDFVNLINNHTMVHQQMYNFLNGFRRDAHPMAIMVGIVGALSAFYHDSIDLTNHKDRYISAIRLIAKMPTLAAMSYKYSIGQPYMYPQNKMSYAENFLHMMFGVPSEDVLPDPVIVNAMDTIFTLHADHEQNASTSTVRLAGSTGANPYACISAGIGALWGPAHGGANEACLNMLKEIGDIKHINHYIKRAKDKDDPFRLMGFGHRVYKSYDPRAKVMRKTCYEVLNAVGAHEAPLFKLALELERIALEDDYFIEKKLYPNVDFYSGITLSAIGIPTNMYTVIFALARTVGWMSHWMEMVENKSKIGRPRQLYTGEPKRDVK, via the coding sequence ATGACTCAAAAAGTTGCACAACTTAGTATAGACGCCCATGATCCGATTGAGCTTCCAATTTATAGCCCAACACTTGGTAATGATGTAATTGATATAAACAAATTGGCTACACAAGGCTACTTTACCTTTGATCCAGGCTTTGTTGCCACTGCTTCCTGTGAATCAAAAATTACCTATATTGATGGAGAGAAAGGAATATTACTTTACAGAGGCTATCCGATTGAGCAATTAGCCGAGAAAAAAGACTTTCTTGATGTGAGTTATTTGCTGCTCAATGGGGAGCTTCCTGACGAAAAAGAAAAAAAGGACTTTGTTAATTTGATTAACAACCATACGATGGTGCATCAACAGATGTATAATTTTCTAAATGGCTTCCGTCGAGACGCTCATCCTATGGCAATCATGGTCGGAATTGTCGGTGCATTATCTGCGTTTTATCACGATTCTATTGATTTAACCAACCATAAGGATCGTTACATTTCTGCAATTCGTTTAATTGCCAAAATGCCTACTCTGGCTGCAATGAGCTATAAATATTCCATAGGTCAGCCTTATATGTACCCCCAGAATAAAATGTCTTATGCAGAGAATTTTTTACACATGATGTTTGGTGTGCCTTCTGAGGATGTGTTGCCCGATCCGGTTATTGTAAATGCAATGGATACAATTTTTACGCTACATGCCGATCATGAACAAAACGCGTCAACATCCACAGTGCGACTCGCAGGTTCAACCGGAGCCAATCCTTATGCCTGTATTTCTGCCGGAATCGGAGCATTATGGGGGCCTGCTCATGGTGGTGCCAATGAAGCTTGCCTAAACATGTTAAAGGAAATTGGCGATATTAAACACATCAATCACTATATCAAGCGTGCCAAGGATAAGGATGATCCTTTCCGTTTAATGGGTTTTGGTCATCGTGTTTATAAAAGCTATGATCCTCGTGCAAAAGTAATGCGTAAAACTTGCTACGAAGTACTGAATGCAGTTGGTGCTCATGAGGCACCCTTGTTCAAGCTGGCTTTGGAACTTGAGCGTATTGCCCTGGAAGACGATTATTTCATTGAGAAAAAATTGTATCCCAATGTTGATTTCTATTCCGGAATTACCTTAAGTGCTATTGGTATTCCTACCAATATGTACACCGTAATTTTTGCATTGGCAAGAACTGTAGGATGGATGTCTCACTGGATGGAAATGGTCGAAAACAAATCAAAAATTGGCAGACCCCGCCAACTTTACACCGGTGAACCCAAACGCGATGTGAAATAG
- a CDS encoding nucleoside phosphorylase codes for MIKPAELPFNKRGAVYHLDLREDELADFIITVGDPGRVQLVSQYFDKLEFQGSHREFITHTGYIGSRRLSVISTGIGMPNIDIVMTELDALANIDLATRTMRDKPRSLTIIRLGTTGGIKPDCKPGDIMISRYGIGFDSLLSYYDYELSSDLKDLKAALLSHLGTETGPFFVADADELLVNHFKSLGTVGITATCGGFYGPQCRSIRLPLRYPNFLNQLSKFSFAGLSVTNLEMETAAILGLGSLLGHQCLSVSVILANRMTGEFLHNIKLSVDKFIISFLERISYLPQNQA; via the coding sequence ATGATAAAGCCAGCGGAATTACCGTTTAATAAGCGCGGAGCCGTTTATCACCTGGATTTGAGGGAGGATGAACTGGCTGATTTTATTATTACGGTAGGCGATCCAGGGCGTGTTCAATTAGTTAGCCAATATTTTGATAAATTGGAATTTCAAGGCTCACATCGCGAATTTATAACCCATACCGGTTATATTGGTTCACGCCGATTAAGTGTGATCTCGACGGGAATTGGCATGCCTAACATTGATATTGTCATGACAGAGCTTGACGCTTTAGCGAATATTGATCTGGCAACGCGAACAATGCGAGACAAACCGCGCTCATTAACGATTATTCGTCTCGGTACAACAGGAGGAATTAAGCCAGATTGTAAACCTGGTGACATTATGATTAGTCGTTATGGAATTGGATTTGATAGTTTGCTGAGCTATTACGACTATGAATTATCTTCCGATTTAAAAGATTTAAAAGCAGCACTACTCAGTCATTTAGGCACAGAAACAGGGCCTTTCTTCGTAGCTGATGCGGATGAACTGTTGGTTAACCATTTTAAAAGTCTTGGTACAGTAGGTATTACTGCCACTTGTGGTGGTTTTTATGGTCCCCAATGTAGAAGTATACGTCTGCCTTTGCGATATCCCAATTTTTTAAATCAATTGAGCAAATTTAGTTTTGCTGGCTTAAGCGTAACCAATCTTGAAATGGAAACTGCTGCAATATTAGGTTTGGGAAGTTTATTGGGCCATCAATGTTTGTCAGTCAGTGTGATTTTGGCTAATCGTATGACGGGTGAGTTTTTGCATAACATTAAATTAAGTGTTGACAAATTTATTATTAGTTTCTTGGAGAGAATTTCTTATTTACCACAGAATCAGGCGTAA